From a region of the Paenibacillus sp. FSL R10-2734 genome:
- a CDS encoding peptidylprolyl isomerase: MSLNKSKSWKVLLVSLAAAVSFSMLAACGNADDSSKAVATYKGGTITEKEFSTDQKIMKLLSPQQAQYLEIEAFKESILKQEVGFEYLASKATDEAKKQAKKEADSQIADLKKALGDNYKKTLKDADVTEGDIHSYMERVLTVYQDMLLKVTDDQVVKEFEATKGDFTVATLRHVLIGLTDANNKERTSEEALKITKEVKAKLDGGADFAAIAKEYSDDTSSKETGGEYKDKAVGTYVDEFKKAAQTLPLNTISDPVETSYGYHIIKVESRTDKTFDQLTDEQKEGIKSSIVSKNLEAFMEKDLEGIIESINLPKSSSAADESGTKNSGTEATTAPSASPSATKAAE; this comes from the coding sequence ATGTCGTTAAATAAATCAAAATCATGGAAAGTGCTGCTCGTTTCATTAGCAGCAGCGGTTTCCTTTTCTATGCTAGCAGCATGCGGTAATGCCGATGATAGCAGTAAGGCAGTAGCGACTTATAAAGGTGGAACAATTACAGAGAAGGAATTCTCAACGGATCAAAAAATTATGAAATTGCTCTCTCCACAGCAAGCGCAATATTTAGAGATCGAGGCTTTCAAGGAGTCTATTTTGAAGCAGGAAGTGGGCTTTGAATACTTGGCTTCTAAAGCAACAGATGAAGCGAAGAAGCAGGCGAAGAAAGAGGCAGATAGCCAAATCGCTGACTTAAAGAAAGCTCTGGGCGACAATTATAAGAAAACGTTAAAAGATGCTGACGTTACTGAGGGCGATATCCATAGTTATATGGAGCGTGTACTGACGGTTTATCAGGATATGCTGCTTAAAGTGACAGACGATCAGGTTGTCAAAGAATTCGAAGCTACAAAAGGTGACTTTACGGTAGCCACTTTACGCCATGTGTTAATCGGTTTGACAGATGCTAACAACAAAGAGCGCACTAGCGAAGAAGCACTGAAAATCACGAAGGAAGTTAAGGCGAAGCTGGACGGGGGAGCTGATTTTGCAGCAATCGCTAAGGAATACTCTGATGATACAAGCTCTAAGGAAACAGGCGGAGAATATAAAGATAAAGCTGTAGGCACTTATGTAGATGAGTTTAAGAAGGCTGCTCAAACGCTGCCCCTAAACACCATTAGTGATCCTGTAGAGACTTCTTACGGTTACCACATTATCAAGGTGGAGTCCCGCACAGACAAAACCTTTGACCAGTTAACGGATGAACAAAAAGAAGGCATTAAAAGCTCCATTGTATCCAAGAATCTAGAAGCGTTCATGGAGAAAGATCTGGAGGGCATTATTGAGAGCATCAATCTGCCGAAAAGCTCATCTGCCGCAGATGAATCCGGAACAAAAAATAGCGGAACAGAAGCCACTACAGCACCAAGCGCATCCCCAAGCGCTACAAAAGCTGCTGAATAA